A single region of the Actinomycetota bacterium genome encodes:
- a CDS encoding non-heme iron oxygenase ferredoxin subunit, producing MGSVRGVQESEFAAAGQCWCGLFVRTDAPDDLAPGMEAGVPEGPVEVRVAAAGELRDGEARHVKIGKRDIALFRVDGEHYALSNVCRHAFAPLADGFVDGHTVMCPWHGWRYDVRDGTTDHPDADVKTYPVIVRDGEVFVVV from the coding sequence GTGGGCAGCGTCAGAGGTGTACAAGAGAGCGAGTTCGCGGCCGCCGGCCAGTGCTGGTGCGGCCTGTTCGTGCGCACGGACGCGCCCGACGACTTGGCGCCCGGCATGGAGGCGGGCGTGCCGGAAGGCCCCGTCGAGGTCCGCGTCGCGGCCGCCGGCGAGCTTCGCGACGGCGAGGCCCGCCACGTGAAGATCGGCAAGCGCGACATCGCGCTGTTCCGGGTCGACGGCGAGCACTACGCGCTGTCGAACGTCTGCCGGCACGCCTTCGCGCCGTTGGCCGACGGCTTCGTGGACGGCCACACGGTCATGTGCCCGTGGCACGGGTGGCGATACGACGTGCGCGACGGCACGACCGACCACCCCGACGCCGACGTGAAGACCTACCCCGTGATCGTGCGTGACGGCGAGGTGTTCGTC